A window of the Desulfobacula toluolica Tol2 genome harbors these coding sequences:
- a CDS encoding prepilin peptidase has translation MTDYFSYPNLIIPGLIVFIFGTCIGSFLNVCIYRIPANKSIVTPGSFCPNCKNSIPFYCNIPIFSYFFLMGRCKFCLNPISIRYPFIETLTGIFSLLLFLKFGLTPATAYWFVFISALITISFIDIDYQIIPDSISLSGIPIFASSFYFIPEMTIKAALLGILAGGGILYAVALFYYLLKKQEGMGGGDIKLLAMIGAATGIKGVVFTIFTGSLFGTITGIFIMLYTRIADTKLKIPFGPFLSLGAIVYIFFGNQLINWYLMSFGF, from the coding sequence ATGACAGACTATTTTTCTTATCCAAACTTAATAATTCCGGGCCTGATTGTTTTTATATTCGGCACCTGTATCGGAAGTTTTTTAAATGTTTGTATTTACCGGATTCCTGCAAACAAATCCATTGTCACTCCGGGATCATTCTGTCCCAATTGTAAAAACAGCATTCCCTTTTACTGCAATATTCCCATATTCAGCTACTTTTTTTTAATGGGCCGCTGTAAATTCTGCCTGAACCCGATATCCATCAGGTATCCTTTTATAGAAACACTGACCGGTATCTTTTCCCTCCTGTTATTCCTTAAGTTCGGGCTAACCCCTGCCACGGCCTACTGGTTTGTTTTCATAAGCGCTTTGATTACCATTTCATTTATTGACATTGATTATCAAATTATCCCGGACAGCATCTCTCTTTCAGGCATACCAATTTTTGCATCTTCTTTCTATTTCATACCTGAAATGACCATAAAAGCCGCTCTATTGGGCATACTGGCCGGAGGGGGCATTTTATATGCGGTAGCGCTTTTTTATTATTTACTAAAGAAACAAGAGGGCATGGGCGGCGGTGACATTAAACTTCTGGCCATGATTGGCGCTGCGACAGGAATAAAAGGGGTTGTTTTCACTATTTTTACAGGCTCATTATTCGGCACTATCACCGGAATTTTCATCATGCTTTATACCAGAATAGCAGATACAAAATTAAAGATTCCTTTTGGACCATTCCTGTCGTTAGGCGCAATTGTATATATTTTCTTTGGAAATCAATTGATTAACTGGTATCTGATGAGTTTTGGGTTTTAG